One Aegilops tauschii subsp. strangulata cultivar AL8/78 chromosome 7, Aet v6.0, whole genome shotgun sequence genomic window carries:
- the LOC109757600 gene encoding arogenate dehydrogenase 2, chloroplastic, giving the protein MASSLGHFACHGSPAAASPTPSLLGRFSPDFCALAALRPIRPAAAGAKPPRDATTSTEQEQQEQEQQLASSWRGAYEEPSPSPSVSSTEAQDPSALRVGIIGFGNFGQFIARGIQRQGHAVLATSRSDYSEYCSAHGIRFFRSLEALCEEQPDVLLVCSSILSTESVVRATPLAKLRPDTIVADVLSVKQFPRNLLLEILPPEFGIVCTHPMFGPESGKHGWSKLPFVYDKVRVAEEGGQKAKCDRFLSIFEQEGCRMVEMTCAEHDRHAAGSQFITHTIGRVLAQLNLQSTPINTKGYETLLQLTENTVSDSFDLYYGLFMYNVNATEQMDKLDRAFDDVKQMLYGRLHGVLRKQIVERVPMPGAPSSRSREGRESPAANTQETKPLSPSPCHTFSTVAFSTAKC; this is encoded by the exons ATGGCTTCTTCCCTTGGCCACTTCGCCTGCCACGGCTCCCCCGCCGCTGCCTCGCCGACGCCCAGCTTGCTGGGCCGCTTCAGCCCCGACTTCTGCGCCCTCGCTGCCCTTCGGCCGATCAGaccggccgccgccggcgccaaGCCCCCGAGAgacgccaccacctccaccgaGCAGGAGCAACAAGAGCAGGAGCAGCAGCTCGCCTCCTCGTGGCGCGGCGCTTACGAggagccgtcgccgtcgccgtcggtatCCTCGACGGAGGCGCAAGATCCCTCGGCGCTGCGCGTGGGGATCATCGGGTTCGGCAACTTCGGGCAGTTCATCGCCAGGGGCATCCAGCGGCAGGGCCACGCCGTGCTGGCCACCTCCAGATCCGACTACTCCGAGTACTGCTCCGCCCACGGGATACGCTTCTTCAG AAGCTTGGAGGCGCTGTGCGAGGAGCAGCCGGACGTGCTGCTGGTTTGCAGCTCCATCCTCTCCACGGAGTCCGTCGTCCGGGCCACCCCCCTCGCCAAGCTCCGCCCCGACACCATCGTCGCCGACGTGCTCTCCGTCAAGCAGTTCCCCCGCAACCTCCTCCTCGAG ATCCTACCGCCGGAGTTCGGCATTGTCTGCACACACCCCATGTTCGGGCCGGAGAGCGGAAAGCACGGCTGGAGCAAGCTCCCCTTCGTCTACGACAAGGTTCGCGTCGCGGAGGAAGGAGGTCAGAAGGCCAAGTGCGACCGGTTCTTGAGCATCTTCGAGCAGGAG GGGTGTCGGATGGTGGAGATGACATGCGCAGAGCATGACCGCCACGCCGCGGGAAGCCAGTTCATCACGCACACCATTGGGAG GGTTTTGGCGCAGCTAAACCTCCAGTCCACACCGATCAACACCAAGGGTTACGAGACCCTCCTGCAGCTT ACGGAGAACACAGTGAGCGACAGTTTCGATCTATACTACGGACTCTTCATGTACAACGTGAATGCCACAGAGCAG ATGGACAAACTGGACAGGGCGTTTGATGATGTGAAGCAGATGCTATACGGCAGGCTGCATGGTGTACTGCGAAAGCAGATCGTAGAGCGGGTCCCCATGCCTGGAGCCCCTTCGTCGCGATCGAGAGAAGGCAGGGAAAGTCCTGCTGCTAACACACAAGAGACGAAGCCCCTATCCCCCTCCCCTTGTCATACGTTTTCCACGGTGGCTTTCAGCACCGCAAAATGTTGA
- the LOC109757604 gene encoding uncharacterized protein has translation MIDTTATAAAPTPAFPEVAVDTVRALTTATLPWETLDTRDLVPSIHFVPPPPTHQIPIGIPSRSSQPPPSCFQPPPNSFDPTTGHLGHLLPRLLPERSSPRRSTGPPLPPRHGWLQSKPRPRPASRAPELHLACPPPRPRGRSSRTGTERPRAQSPCCLSSRRRPPSPRPRRPSTAWSRDSRRTSSYLRLLPPRRLPRAGAHARAPSPPGAPRRSNTSRTLRSPLPSPRAGRKLLHHQAGSIAPSPWVPPPRSLSLSLTSLSLCTCRSKEPPPPRTCRERRHDLGSSQVARRLRRLCLAGVPPPRLCRPLLPLLRARRDDAPLLLALTAPPAPGPASSSPRWPLRQPERPGLQRAPPTGQGPCFGFFPEL, from the exons ATGATTGATACCACAGCAACGGCGGCGGCGCCTACACCTGCTTTTCCCGAGGTGGCTGTAGACACAGTCCGGGCTCTGACAACAGCCACTCTTCCG TGGGAAACCCTAGATACTAGGGATCTTGTCCCATCCATCCATTTCGTGCCGCCGCCACCCACTCACCAAATCCCCATCGGGATCCCCTCCCGATCCAGCCAACCACCTCCCTCCTGTTTTCAGCCACCACCCAATTCCTTCGATCCAACCACCGGGCACCTCGGCCACCTCCTTCCTCGGCTCCTGCCCGAGCGCTCCTCTCCTCGCCGGAGCACAGGACCCCCTCTGCCGCCG CGCCATGGATGGCTGCAGTCCAAGCCACGTCCTCGCCCGGCCTCTCGCGCGCCCGAGCTCCACCTTGCGTGCCCGCCTCCTCGCCCTCGTGGCCGAAGCAGCCGAACAGGAACCGAGCGCCCCCGAGCCCAGTCCCCGTGCTGCCTCTCCAGCCGCCGCCGACCTCCTTCGCCTCGTCCGCGGCGCCCGAGCACCGCCTGGAGCCGCGACTCCCGTCGGACCTCCTCCTACCTGAGGCTGCTGCCTCCCCGTCGTCTTCCTCGAGCAGGAGCTCACGcccgagctccatcgccacccgGTGCCCCTCGCCGGAGCAACACCAGCAGGACCCTGCGGTCTCCTCTGCCCTCCCCTCGAGCCGGCCGCAAGCTGCTCCATCACCAGGCTGGCTCCATCGCGCCTTCTCCTTGGGTCCCTCctcctcgctctctctctctctctctcacatctctctctctctgtactTGCCGCAGCAAGGAACCGCCGCCGCCAAGGACTTGCCGGGAGCGGCGCCATGACCTCGGATCTAGCCAAGTCGcgcgccgtctccgccgcctctgCCTCGCCGGAGTTCCTCCGCCTCGCCTGTGCCGACCTCTGCTTCCCCTGCTTCGAGCGAGACGGGACGACGCGCCCCTGCTCCTCGCAttgaccgcgcctccagcgcCTGGGCCAGCATCCTCCAGCCCCAGGTGGCCACTTCGTCAGCCCGAGCGGCCAGGCCTGCAGCGAGCTCCACCCACGGGCCAAGGCCCATG cttcggtttctttccggagttgtga